From the Glandiceps talaboti chromosome 10, keGlaTala1.1, whole genome shotgun sequence genome, one window contains:
- the LOC144441361 gene encoding uncharacterized protein LOC144441361 codes for MVAVVRCDLLIPLVWSLGLISGVACYNAEMEYTRACKWTDLDKCTDIASGVIMNPVNWHLPDTVLWCRFVQARRDCLAAVMCDKNAVNETPFNFTNLLKHQVRTYLIYESLGFCDEEGYTPDSGQYLDADKI; via the exons ATGGTGGCTGTCGTCAGGTGTGATCTGCTTATACCACTTGTATGGTCTCTCGGCTTGATAAGTGGTGTCGCTTGCTACAATGCTGAAATGGAGTACACAAGG GCGTGCAAGTGGACGGACTTGGACAAATGTACGGATATCGCATCGGGTGTGATAATGAATCCTGTGAATTGGCACTTGCCGGACACCGTACTTTGGTGCAGATTTGTACAG GCACGGAGAGACTGTTTAGCTGCTGTAATGTGTGATAAAAATGCTGTTAATGAGACACCTTTCAATTTTACCAATCTGTTAAAACACCAAGTAAGGACATATCTGATTTACGAAAGCCTTGGTTTTTGTGACGAAGAGGGATATACTCCTGATTCAGGTCAGTATCTTGATGCAGATAAGATATGa